Proteins encoded within one genomic window of Citricoccus muralis:
- a CDS encoding sensor histidine kinase — protein MPQPVTEAPESPTADTDDAAEDTGASIRPLPENWLRTDVTVALVVAAFGILTGFLSIYSPFYVELEWTSIDVMIGAGLLALPLIFYRRYPLVIAPLTCTIYFCAGAFLGFEANSAQVVLFLSIYALGAWEHRRRIAFWMRLVIIILMAVWLAWATLESLTGEAPVSGPLVSGILVQWLINLVFFGAAWIFGDRAWDSAMDRLELERAHAELQSAQSVIAEQAVEFERLRIARELHDVVAHHVTVMGVHAAAARRLLSTDPPRSEAAASQLTHVEDASQEAIGDLRTLVYTLRDSAGSAGPLPGLEDLAELTERADDTTQTVTYDQVGEAVPVGRAVELTLYRVAQEALSNARKHAGATASVHVRLRYGTDAVELEVSDDGRAQPLQRPGTGTGLQGMRERINAIGATIHIGPKSRGGWLVRARVPYKAQESA, from the coding sequence ATGCCCCAGCCCGTGACCGAGGCACCGGAGTCCCCGACCGCTGACACTGACGACGCCGCGGAAGACACGGGCGCCAGCATCCGACCGTTGCCGGAGAACTGGCTGCGCACCGATGTGACGGTGGCCCTCGTCGTCGCCGCGTTCGGCATTCTCACCGGGTTCTTGAGTATTTACTCGCCGTTCTATGTGGAGCTGGAATGGACGAGCATCGATGTGATGATCGGTGCCGGGCTGCTCGCCCTGCCCCTGATTTTTTACCGACGCTACCCGCTGGTGATCGCCCCGCTGACCTGCACCATCTACTTCTGCGCGGGAGCGTTTCTCGGGTTCGAGGCGAACAGCGCACAGGTGGTGCTCTTCCTCTCGATATACGCGCTGGGGGCCTGGGAACACCGCCGTCGGATCGCGTTCTGGATGCGCCTGGTCATCATCATCCTGATGGCCGTGTGGTTGGCCTGGGCCACGCTGGAGTCACTCACCGGAGAGGCCCCGGTGTCGGGTCCGCTGGTGTCCGGGATCCTCGTGCAGTGGCTGATCAACCTGGTGTTCTTCGGTGCCGCCTGGATCTTCGGCGACCGGGCGTGGGATTCCGCCATGGACCGGCTCGAGCTGGAGCGGGCCCACGCGGAGCTGCAGTCGGCCCAGTCGGTGATCGCGGAGCAGGCCGTGGAGTTCGAGCGGCTGCGCATCGCCCGGGAGCTGCACGACGTCGTCGCCCATCACGTCACCGTCATGGGCGTCCATGCTGCCGCCGCCCGGCGGCTGCTCAGCACCGATCCTCCGCGCTCGGAGGCGGCCGCGAGCCAGCTCACCCACGTGGAGGACGCCTCCCAGGAAGCCATCGGCGACCTGCGCACCCTGGTGTACACCCTCCGTGACAGCGCCGGCAGCGCGGGACCGCTGCCCGGGCTCGAAGATCTGGCGGAGCTCACGGAGCGCGCCGACGACACCACCCAGACGGTCACCTATGACCAAGTGGGCGAGGCCGTGCCGGTGGGACGGGCAGTGGAACTGACCCTGTACCGGGTCGCCCAGGAAGCACTGAGCAACGCCCGCAAACACGCCGGCGCCACGGCGAGCGTGCACGTGCGTCTGCGTTACGGCACCGATGCGGTGGAGCTGGAGGTTTCGGACGACGGGCGCGCTCAGCCGCTGCAGCGCCCCGGCACCGGCACCGGGCTGCAGGGCATGCGCGAACGGATCAACGCCATCGGCGCCACCATCCATATCGGACCGAAATCCCGCGGCGGCTGGCTGGTCCGCGCCCGGGTTCCCTACAAGGCACAGGAGAGCGCGTGA
- a CDS encoding ABC transporter permease gives MSTLQTSTPRSTTPHGTGSAPVRGRTPFWTAVLVIAKREITTRLKSKGFVTPTLIVLALILLGSVLGPRLGDMFSSTDQVAVTAESESAISALGEDFETVAFSGVDEAREAVADGEVDYAVVPDEANPTGLQVIADREAPSGVMNMLSVSPEVEILDPNAPNPFIVYLIGIGFGLVFFFPAITFGMTIAQSVVEEKQSRIVEILLATVPARAILSGKVLACSVLAFAQVTLYAAAAIIGLMLNGQQLNLEGLTAPIIWFVVLFTLAFISLAALYGAAASLVSRQEDLSAASSPIMMLIMLPYFLIIAFSNNETVLAVMSYIPFSAPVAVPMRVYLDSSAMWENIVAVGIVAVTAVLAIMLASLIYERSVLKMGAAVKWSQALKK, from the coding sequence ATGAGCACCCTGCAGACGTCGACGCCCCGTTCCACCACCCCGCACGGTACCGGTTCGGCACCGGTGCGCGGACGCACCCCGTTCTGGACCGCGGTCCTGGTGATTGCCAAGCGCGAGATCACCACCCGGCTGAAGTCCAAGGGGTTCGTCACCCCCACGCTGATCGTGCTGGCCTTGATCCTGCTGGGCTCCGTGCTCGGCCCGCGCCTGGGCGACATGTTCTCCTCCACTGACCAGGTCGCCGTCACCGCCGAGTCGGAGTCCGCCATCTCCGCCCTCGGGGAGGACTTCGAGACGGTCGCCTTCTCCGGCGTGGACGAAGCGCGTGAAGCAGTGGCCGACGGCGAGGTCGACTACGCCGTCGTCCCGGATGAAGCCAACCCCACCGGGCTACAGGTCATCGCCGACCGCGAGGCACCGAGCGGCGTCATGAACATGCTCTCGGTGTCTCCGGAAGTCGAAATCCTGGATCCGAACGCCCCGAACCCGTTCATCGTGTACCTCATTGGTATCGGGTTCGGGCTGGTCTTCTTCTTCCCGGCCATCACCTTCGGCATGACCATCGCCCAATCCGTGGTCGAGGAGAAGCAGTCGCGCATTGTCGAGATCCTGCTGGCCACCGTGCCAGCGCGCGCCATCCTCTCCGGCAAGGTGCTGGCCTGCTCCGTGTTGGCCTTTGCTCAGGTGACCCTCTACGCTGCAGCAGCCATCATTGGGCTGATGCTCAACGGCCAGCAGCTCAACCTCGAGGGTTTGACCGCACCCATCATCTGGTTCGTGGTGCTGTTCACGCTGGCATTCATCTCGTTGGCCGCCCTCTACGGCGCTGCCGCCTCGCTGGTCTCCCGTCAGGAAGATCTGTCGGCTGCGTCGAGCCCCATCATGATGCTGATCATGTTGCCCTATTTCCTGATCATCGCCTTCTCGAACAACGAGACCGTGCTGGCCGTGATGAGCTACATTCCGTTCTCCGCCCCGGTGGCGGTGCCGATGCGCGTCTACCTCGATAGCTCGGCCATGTGGGAGAACATCGTGGCGGTGGGCATCGTTGCGGTGACTGCGGTGCTGGCCATCATGCTGGCGTCGCTGATCTACGAGCGCTCCGTGCTCAAGATGGGTGCCGCCGTGAAATGGTCGCAGGCGCTGAAGAAGTAA
- a CDS encoding VOC family protein has protein sequence MNNVGKITPHLWFNGNADEAVHLYIDLFGADSTILTTTHYPTEGLLDFQEPLAGELLNHDFTLRGHRFMAVNAGDEFRPNPALSFMVNFDPLDYDGDVDAARADLDQIWAGLIDGGTALMPLQEYPFSAHYGWVEDRYGVSWQLILTDQEGEPRPFIMPALLFGGENQNRAKDAVDFWTALFPNSEVGIQVPYGEDTGPATARSLMFSDFTLDGKWFVASDSGVDQDFTFTEGVSLLVECEDQTEIDHLWAELSAHPEAEACGWCKDRFGVSWQINPKNMGELMKRPNAFEKMLGMKKLIIDDF, from the coding sequence ATGAATAACGTGGGGAAGATCACGCCGCACCTCTGGTTCAACGGCAACGCCGACGAAGCAGTCCACCTCTACATTGACCTCTTCGGCGCCGATTCCACCATCCTGACCACCACCCATTACCCCACCGAGGGCCTGCTTGATTTTCAGGAGCCCCTGGCAGGAGAGTTACTCAATCACGATTTCACCCTGCGCGGGCACCGTTTTATGGCAGTGAATGCGGGCGACGAATTCCGCCCGAATCCGGCGCTGTCATTCATGGTCAATTTCGACCCGCTGGATTACGACGGCGACGTGGACGCCGCACGCGCCGACCTGGATCAGATCTGGGCCGGTCTCATAGACGGCGGAACAGCATTAATGCCGTTGCAGGAGTACCCGTTCAGCGCCCACTATGGCTGGGTCGAGGACCGTTACGGGGTCTCCTGGCAGCTCATCCTTACCGACCAGGAGGGCGAGCCGCGTCCGTTCATCATGCCGGCGCTCCTCTTCGGAGGCGAGAACCAGAACCGAGCTAAAGATGCCGTTGACTTCTGGACTGCTCTTTTCCCGAACTCAGAAGTCGGCATCCAGGTGCCCTACGGCGAAGACACGGGCCCAGCCACCGCCCGGTCGCTGATGTTCAGCGACTTCACCCTGGACGGCAAGTGGTTCGTAGCATCCGACTCCGGCGTCGATCAGGATTTCACCTTCACCGAGGGCGTCTCGCTCCTCGTTGAATGCGAAGACCAGACCGAGATCGACCACCTTTGGGCGGAACTGTCGGCTCATCCCGAGGCCGAAGCGTGCGGGTGGTGCAAGGACCGGTTCGGCGTCTCCTGGCAGATCAACCCGAAAAACATGGGCGAGCTGATGAAGCGCCCCAACGCCTTTGAAAAAATGCTGGGCATGAAGAAGCTGATCATCGACGACTTCTAA
- a CDS encoding Nramp family divalent metal transporter, with protein sequence MSGSSGAADAGASRSSKGVPAAGTHIHNPSIVGFTDAEINETAVKPKWNSLGPGIVAAATGVGAADLVATLTAGSRYGYMLLWAVVVGVIMKIVLVEGVGRYYLSTGKTIFQGWRTLGSWTSWYFGPYILIWGFVYGATAMSSTALPLAAMFPAVDAKIFAIAAGLIGLGLVWLNKYHLIEKLMTVLIGVMFVTVLLSAALTLPNLGDLVTGFIPRIPSEDGAMFYVLALAGGVGGTITLGAYGYWLREKGWNQPKWMKVMRFDNGTSYVLTGIFVIATMIMGVELLHSAGIAISAGDRGLLDVSTVLADRYGEVWSTVFLIGFFAASFSSLLGVWHGVSLMFGDFWANFRRPADELDQDDAPSLKSKQSRFFLLWLTIPPMALLFLDRPIFLILLYGTLGALFMPFLAVTLLFLNNQKKFVPKQFRNGWIRNILLALTAAIFVALGLNELINALSPLWSGA encoded by the coding sequence ATGTCCGGTTCTTCGGGCGCTGCAGACGCGGGTGCGTCTCGGTCATCGAAGGGTGTGCCTGCTGCTGGCACGCACATTCACAACCCCAGCATCGTTGGCTTTACCGATGCTGAAATCAACGAAACCGCAGTCAAGCCCAAATGGAATTCGCTGGGCCCGGGCATCGTCGCCGCCGCCACGGGTGTTGGTGCCGCCGACCTTGTCGCCACGCTGACTGCAGGTTCCCGCTATGGCTACATGTTGCTGTGGGCTGTCGTCGTTGGCGTCATCATGAAGATCGTGCTGGTCGAAGGTGTGGGACGCTACTACCTCTCCACCGGTAAGACCATCTTCCAGGGCTGGCGCACACTGGGCTCCTGGACCAGCTGGTACTTCGGCCCGTACATCCTGATCTGGGGCTTCGTTTACGGCGCCACCGCGATGAGCTCGACGGCGCTGCCGCTGGCCGCCATGTTCCCAGCGGTGGACGCCAAGATCTTCGCGATCGCCGCCGGACTCATCGGGCTGGGCCTGGTCTGGCTGAACAAGTACCACCTCATCGAGAAGCTGATGACGGTGCTCATCGGCGTCATGTTCGTCACCGTGTTGCTCTCGGCCGCGCTGACCCTGCCGAACCTCGGCGATCTGGTGACCGGCTTCATCCCGCGCATTCCTTCCGAAGATGGTGCGATGTTCTACGTGCTGGCCCTGGCCGGCGGTGTGGGCGGCACGATCACCCTGGGTGCCTACGGCTACTGGCTGCGTGAGAAGGGCTGGAACCAGCCCAAGTGGATGAAGGTCATGCGCTTCGACAACGGCACCAGCTACGTGCTGACCGGTATCTTCGTGATCGCCACCATGATCATGGGCGTGGAGCTGCTTCACTCGGCTGGCATTGCCATTTCTGCCGGGGACCGAGGCCTGCTGGATGTCTCCACCGTGTTGGCGGATCGCTATGGCGAGGTCTGGTCCACCGTCTTCCTCATCGGCTTCTTCGCCGCATCGTTCTCCTCGCTACTGGGTGTGTGGCACGGCGTGTCCCTGATGTTCGGTGACTTCTGGGCCAACTTCCGCCGTCCCGCCGACGAGCTGGACCAGGACGACGCCCCGTCGCTGAAGTCCAAGCAGTCCCGGTTCTTCCTGCTGTGGCTGACTATCCCGCCGATGGCGCTGCTGTTCCTGGATCGGCCGATCTTCCTGATCCTGCTTTACGGAACGCTGGGTGCACTGTTCATGCCGTTCCTGGCGGTCACGTTGCTGTTCCTGAACAATCAGAAAAAGTTCGTGCCGAAGCAGTTCCGCAACGGTTGGATCCGCAACATTCTGCTCGCACTCACCGCCGCGATTTTCGTGGCCCTGGGCCTCAACGAGCTGATCAACGCGCTGTCGCCGCTCTGGTCCGGGGCATAG
- a CDS encoding VOC family protein, with product MKLRWYSIVIDCHNVAAQARWWADVLDWRLIFEADDEAVIIPNDMPADLDMEEPVPAHRWHHVPPGLVFVPVPEGKTVKNRLHIDLAPHLEDDRDAQIQWLIDAGARRVDVGQDGSEVTWTVLADPEGNEFCVLSSRDR from the coding sequence ATGAAATTGCGCTGGTACAGCATCGTCATTGACTGCCACAACGTCGCTGCGCAAGCGCGCTGGTGGGCCGACGTTTTGGATTGGCGGTTGATCTTCGAGGCAGACGACGAGGCGGTCATCATCCCGAATGACATGCCCGCGGACCTAGATATGGAAGAACCTGTCCCAGCGCACCGCTGGCATCACGTGCCGCCGGGACTAGTATTCGTGCCGGTGCCGGAGGGCAAGACCGTGAAGAATCGGCTGCACATCGACCTGGCGCCGCACCTGGAAGATGATCGAGACGCGCAGATTCAGTGGCTCATCGATGCTGGCGCGCGGCGGGTTGACGTCGGTCAAGATGGGTCCGAGGTGACGTGGACGGTGCTGGCCGACCCGGAGGGCAATGAGTTCTGCGTGCTCTCGTCACGTGACCGGTAG
- a CDS encoding helix-turn-helix transcriptional regulator, translating into MRNDIREFRARTGWSQQALADRLGVSRQTVISLEKGRFDPSLPLAFRLAETFDCRIEDLFFPNEETEDQ; encoded by the coding sequence ATGCGCAATGACATCCGCGAGTTCCGTGCCCGCACCGGCTGGTCGCAGCAGGCCCTGGCGGATCGGCTCGGCGTCTCGCGCCAGACCGTGATTTCCCTGGAAAAGGGGCGCTTCGACCCATCGCTGCCGCTGGCCTTTCGGTTGGCCGAGACCTTCGATTGCCGCATCGAGGACCTCTTCTTCCCGAACGAAGAAACGGAAGACCAGTGA
- a CDS encoding ABC transporter ATP-binding protein, with product MISLRSIHKSFGDHHVLKNITFDIKPGLMTGFVGGNGAGKTTTMRTILGVLTPDSGSIEVNGAPITADYRAAIGYMPEERGLYPKMKVLEQLVYLAQLHGMPAAEAKRRGADLLERLNLDLRANDKLEELSLGNQQRAQIAAALIHDPVALVLDEPFSGLDPLAVETTVEVLRDTADAGAPVLFSSHQLDLVERLCDELVIVAAGEVRAAGTREEILRASATPEWEIRSAADAGWIRETGVDVLEFDGGWARFSADSLEHANQVLAQAQQRGTVEYFGTVNHTLHDIFKETIR from the coding sequence ATGATTTCACTACGGTCGATCCACAAGAGCTTCGGAGACCATCACGTCCTGAAGAACATCACCTTCGACATCAAGCCGGGTCTGATGACGGGATTCGTCGGCGGCAACGGCGCCGGCAAAACCACCACCATGCGCACCATCCTCGGTGTGCTCACCCCCGATTCCGGGTCCATCGAGGTTAACGGAGCCCCCATCACCGCCGACTATCGGGCGGCCATCGGCTACATGCCCGAGGAGCGCGGACTCTACCCCAAGATGAAGGTCCTGGAGCAGCTGGTATACCTCGCGCAGTTGCACGGCATGCCGGCCGCCGAAGCGAAGCGCCGCGGTGCCGACCTGCTGGAGCGGCTGAACCTGGACCTGCGCGCCAACGACAAGCTCGAGGAGCTCTCTCTGGGCAACCAGCAGCGCGCCCAGATCGCGGCAGCCCTCATCCACGACCCGGTGGCGCTGGTGCTGGATGAGCCTTTTTCCGGGCTGGACCCGCTCGCGGTGGAGACCACCGTGGAGGTGCTGCGTGACACCGCCGATGCGGGTGCCCCCGTGCTCTTCTCCTCCCACCAACTGGACCTGGTCGAGCGGCTCTGCGATGAACTCGTCATCGTCGCCGCCGGCGAGGTGCGCGCCGCCGGAACCCGCGAGGAAATCCTGCGGGCTTCCGCCACACCGGAATGGGAAATCCGCTCTGCCGCTGATGCCGGCTGGATCCGAGAAACCGGCGTCGACGTGTTGGAATTCGATGGCGGCTGGGCCCGCTTCTCCGCCGATTCTCTCGAGCACGCCAACCAGGTGCTCGCCCAGGCGCAGCAACGCGGCACGGTCGAGTATTTCGGCACCGTGAACCACACCCTTCATGACATCTTCAAGGAGACGATCCGATGA
- the purQ gene encoding phosphoribosylformylglycinamidine synthase subunit PurQ, with the protein MSTTANELPLIGDYSAAETPLSGAKIGIVTFPGTLDDGDAARAVRLAGGEPVSLWHADTDAARSLAGVDAVVIPGGFSYGDYLRAGAIARFAPIMEAIINAAGGDTGDGSEVALPVLGICNGFQILTESHLLPGSMIKNDHLRFIARDQPLRVENINTAWTSGFAQDQEITVVLKNQDGQYVADTNTLDELEGEGRVVFRYVGWNPNGSRNDIAGITNGAGNIVGLMPHPEHAVEAGFGPDSAAGLRTGTDGLTVFTSVLSAVAQTSGGTL; encoded by the coding sequence ATGTCCACCACAGCGAACGAGCTGCCCCTGATCGGCGACTACTCTGCGGCTGAAACACCGCTGTCGGGTGCGAAAATCGGCATCGTCACCTTCCCCGGAACCCTCGACGACGGCGACGCCGCGCGAGCGGTGCGCTTGGCCGGTGGCGAGCCTGTGTCCCTGTGGCACGCCGACACTGACGCCGCACGCAGCCTGGCCGGCGTGGACGCCGTCGTCATTCCCGGCGGATTCTCCTACGGCGACTACCTGCGTGCCGGAGCAATCGCCCGCTTCGCCCCCATTATGGAAGCGATTATCAATGCCGCCGGCGGCGACACCGGTGACGGTTCCGAGGTCGCACTGCCCGTGCTGGGCATTTGCAACGGCTTCCAGATCCTCACCGAGTCGCACCTGCTGCCCGGCTCGATGATCAAGAACGACCACCTGCGCTTCATCGCCCGCGATCAGCCGCTGCGCGTGGAAAACATCAACACCGCCTGGACCTCCGGCTTCGCCCAGGACCAGGAGATCACCGTCGTGCTGAAGAACCAGGACGGCCAGTACGTGGCCGACACGAACACCCTGGATGAGCTAGAAGGCGAAGGCCGCGTCGTGTTCCGCTACGTCGGCTGGAACCCGAACGGCTCCCGCAATGACATCGCCGGCATCACCAACGGCGCCGGCAACATCGTCGGCCTCATGCCCCACCCCGAGCACGCCGTGGAAGCCGGATTCGGCCCCGATTCCGCCGCCGGCCTGCGCACCGGCACCGACGGGCTGACCGTGTTCACCTCGGTGCTGTCCGCCGTCGCCCAGACTTCCGGAGGAACCCTGTGA
- the purS gene encoding phosphoribosylformylglycinamidine synthase subunit PurS: MPTIVVDVMPKPEILDPQGKAIAANLPRLGFTSFESVRQGKRFELTVSGEVTEQVLAEARTVAEEMLSNPVIEDVVNVAVLSDDAGEA; this comes from the coding sequence ATGCCCACCATCGTCGTTGATGTCATGCCCAAGCCAGAGATCCTGGACCCTCAGGGCAAGGCCATCGCCGCCAACCTCCCCCGCCTCGGATTCACCTCGTTTGAGTCCGTTCGCCAGGGCAAGCGCTTCGAGCTCACCGTGTCCGGTGAGGTCACCGAGCAGGTTCTCGCCGAAGCCCGCACCGTCGCCGAGGAGATGCTCTCCAACCCGGTGATCGAAGACGTGGTGAACGTAGCGGTGCTCTCCGACGATGCTGGAGAGGCCTGA
- a CDS encoding response regulator, with protein MTDTENIRVLLVDDQPLIRTGFATILDTEPGIEVVGEASNGLEALEAVERLDPDVICLDVQMPVLDGIETTRRLTAEDTRAAILILTTFDHDEFLFQTLEAGASGFMLKTAGPEELISAVQKLAAGDSLLAPEVTGRVLSRFLGRDDGAADSFSRSTPGESAATADSAPDLSRFTERERDTLVLVAQGKSNSEIAEELFVAPATVKTHVSNILMKLGVKDRLHAVIWAYEHGVVNGS; from the coding sequence GTGACCGACACCGAGAACATCCGGGTACTGCTCGTGGATGACCAGCCGCTGATCCGCACCGGGTTCGCCACCATTCTCGACACCGAGCCCGGCATCGAAGTGGTCGGTGAAGCCTCCAACGGGCTGGAAGCGCTCGAAGCCGTGGAGCGACTCGACCCGGACGTGATCTGCCTCGACGTGCAGATGCCGGTGCTCGACGGCATCGAGACCACCCGGCGGCTCACGGCCGAAGACACGCGCGCCGCCATCCTGATCCTGACTACCTTTGATCACGACGAGTTTCTGTTCCAGACCCTGGAAGCCGGGGCTAGCGGGTTCATGCTCAAAACCGCGGGCCCCGAGGAGCTGATCAGTGCGGTGCAGAAGCTCGCCGCCGGAGACTCGCTTCTCGCTCCTGAAGTGACCGGGCGAGTGCTCTCCCGGTTCTTGGGTCGCGACGACGGCGCTGCGGACTCCTTCTCACGGTCGACGCCGGGCGAGTCGGCGGCAACAGCAGACTCCGCCCCGGATCTCTCTCGCTTCACGGAGCGCGAGCGCGACACCCTGGTGCTGGTGGCGCAAGGCAAATCCAACTCCGAGATCGCCGAGGAACTCTTCGTCGCCCCAGCCACCGTGAAGACCCACGTGTCCAACATCCTGATGAAACTCGGGGTCAAAGACCGCCTCCACGCGGTGATCTGGGCCTACGAGCACGGCGTCGTCAACGGGAGCTGA
- the purL gene encoding phosphoribosylformylglycinamidine synthase subunit PurL, which yields MTTEFNIDTVVNAASTPETELPWAELGLKENEFEEIKRILDRRPTAAELAMYSVMWSEHCSYKSSKVHLRQFGDKLTEEMKKDLMVGIGENAGVTDLGDGWAVTFKIESHNSPSYVEPYQGAATGIGGIVRDIISMGARPVAVMDPLRFGDIDHPDTARVMHGAVAGIGGYGNSLGLPNIGGEMVFDSTYQGNPLVNALAVGVLRHEDLRLANASGVGNKVVLFGARTGGDGIGGASVLASESFDDTKPSKRPAVQVGDPFSEKVLIECCLELFKGSLVEGIQDLGAAGISCATSELASNGEGGMHVELTDVLLRDPTLTPGEILMSESQERMMAVVTPENVEAFEAVMAKWNVEFSWLGEVTDTGRLIIDWNGETIVDVDPRTVAHDGPVYERPYARPSTQDALEADTFRSSEAAQSLPSTGSELRESLLELMSQPNLADKSWVTSQYDSYVRGNTALAAPDDAGVIRVDEETGMGIAVSTDCNNRYSYLNPYVGAQQALAESYRNLATTGAVPKAVSDCLNFGSPEDPDVMWQFAEAVRGLSDACLELGIPVTGGNVSLYNQTGATAIHPTPVVATLGQFDDVARRTPSGFQRDADGQAVYLLGVTRDELDGSEFANMRGHLGGVPPQVDLAQERLLGELLINMSRDGMIDAAHDLSEGGLGAALSETVLRFGVGARVNLAELTERDGIDPFTALFSESQARTLVSVPRSEEVRFKDMTTARNFPVLRLGVVDVESEALEIQDQFTLPIAELRERWANTLPQRFGLADQG from the coding sequence GTGACCACCGAGTTCAACATCGACACCGTCGTCAATGCAGCCTCGACCCCTGAGACCGAGCTGCCCTGGGCCGAGCTGGGCCTGAAGGAGAACGAGTTCGAGGAGATCAAGCGTATTCTCGACCGTCGCCCCACCGCGGCCGAGCTGGCCATGTACTCGGTGATGTGGTCGGAGCACTGCTCTTACAAGTCCTCCAAGGTGCACCTGCGCCAGTTCGGTGACAAGCTCACCGAGGAGATGAAGAAGGACCTGATGGTCGGCATCGGCGAGAACGCCGGTGTGACCGATCTCGGCGACGGCTGGGCCGTGACCTTCAAGATCGAGTCCCACAACTCGCCCTCCTACGTGGAGCCCTACCAGGGTGCGGCCACCGGTATCGGCGGCATCGTGCGCGACATCATCTCCATGGGTGCCCGCCCCGTCGCGGTGATGGATCCGCTGCGCTTCGGCGACATCGACCACCCCGACACCGCCCGCGTCATGCACGGCGCCGTGGCCGGCATCGGCGGCTATGGTAACTCGCTGGGCCTGCCGAACATCGGCGGCGAAATGGTCTTTGACTCCACCTACCAGGGCAACCCGCTGGTCAACGCCCTGGCCGTGGGCGTGCTGCGCCACGAGGATCTGCGCCTGGCCAACGCCTCAGGCGTGGGCAACAAGGTGGTGCTCTTCGGTGCCCGCACCGGCGGCGACGGCATCGGTGGCGCCTCCGTGCTGGCCTCGGAGTCGTTCGACGACACCAAGCCCTCGAAGCGCCCCGCCGTGCAGGTGGGTGACCCCTTCTCCGAGAAGGTCCTCATCGAGTGCTGCCTCGAGCTGTTCAAGGGCTCCCTCGTCGAAGGCATCCAGGATCTCGGTGCCGCCGGCATCTCCTGCGCCACCTCCGAGCTGGCCTCCAACGGCGAAGGCGGCATGCACGTCGAACTCACCGACGTGCTGCTGCGCGACCCCACCCTGACCCCGGGCGAAATCCTGATGTCGGAGTCCCAGGAACGCATGATGGCCGTGGTCACCCCCGAGAACGTCGAAGCGTTCGAAGCCGTGATGGCCAAGTGGAACGTCGAGTTCTCCTGGCTGGGCGAGGTCACCGACACCGGCCGGCTGATCATCGACTGGAACGGTGAAACCATCGTCGACGTCGACCCCCGCACCGTGGCCCACGACGGCCCCGTGTACGAGCGCCCCTACGCCCGTCCCTCCACCCAGGATGCCCTCGAGGCGGACACGTTCCGCTCCTCCGAGGCCGCCCAGTCGCTGCCCAGCACCGGCAGTGAACTGCGCGAATCCCTGCTGGAGCTGATGAGCCAGCCGAACCTGGCCGACAAGTCCTGGGTCACCTCCCAGTACGACTCCTACGTGCGCGGCAACACCGCCCTGGCTGCCCCCGACGACGCCGGCGTGATCCGCGTGGACGAGGAAACCGGAATGGGTATCGCCGTCTCCACCGACTGCAACAACCGCTATTCCTATTTGAACCCCTACGTGGGTGCACAGCAGGCGCTGGCGGAGTCCTACCGCAACCTCGCCACTACCGGCGCCGTGCCCAAAGCCGTCTCTGACTGCCTGAACTTCGGTTCCCCGGAAGATCCAGACGTGATGTGGCAGTTCGCCGAAGCCGTGCGTGGCCTCTCCGACGCCTGCCTCGAGCTCGGCATCCCGGTGACCGGCGGCAACGTGTCCCTGTACAACCAGACCGGGGCCACCGCCATCCACCCCACCCCTGTGGTCGCCACCCTGGGCCAGTTCGACGACGTCGCCCGCCGCACACCCTCGGGCTTCCAGCGCGACGCCGATGGCCAGGCCGTGTACCTACTCGGCGTCACCCGCGATGAGCTCGACGGCTCCGAATTCGCCAACATGCGCGGCCACCTCGGCGGCGTGCCCCCGCAGGTGGACCTCGCTCAGGAGCGGCTGCTCGGCGAGCTGCTGATCAACATGTCGCGTGACGGCATGATCGACGCCGCCCACGACCTCTCCGAGGGCGGCCTGGGCGCCGCACTGTCCGAGACGGTGCTGCGCTTCGGCGTCGGCGCCCGGGTGAACCTGGCCGAGCTCACCGAGCGCGACGGCATCGACCCCTTCACCGCACTGTTCTCCGAGTCCCAGGCACGCACCCTGGTCTCAGTGCCCCGCAGCGAAGAGGTCCGGTTCAAGGACATGACCACCGCGCGGAACTTCCCCGTGCTGCGCCTGGGCGTCG